The sequence TTAAGGTCCCTCATGGCGGCGCTCCCCCTATTCCCAGATTTTGCCGGGGTTCATGATGTTGTTCGGGTCAACAAGGCCCTTGATGCCCTTCATCAGATCGATCACCGCCGGTTCCATAGTGCGCCTGAGAAACTTGGCCTTCTCGAGGCCTATGCCGTGCTCGCCTGACAGCACACCGCCGAATTCAACTGCTGATTCTATTATTTCGTCCATCGCTTTGAGCGCCCTCTCGTGAAGCTCTTTGTTTTTTTCGTCGCTCATGATTGAAGGGTGTAAATTCCCGTCGCCGGCGTGGCCCAGCACCACGATCTCCACGTTATGTTTTTTAGCCAGCTCTTTGCACCGCTTGATCAGGTTAGGAATCTGCCCTCGTGGTACCGTGACATCCTCAGCCAGTACCGTCGGGGCCTTTCCAAACACGGCCGCGAACCCGGCCCGTCGCGCCATCCAGTATTTGTCAGCCTCAGCTTGATCCTTCGCCACCCTCACGTCGCGGGCACCATACTTCTTTGTAATTTCGACAATCTTTTCAGTCTCCTTTGCAACTGCTTCAGGTATGCCATCTGTCTCAAAAAGCAGAACTGCGTCCGCCTCTTTGGGCAGGCCCATGGGCATCATCTCTTCAATCCTGTTAATCACCCAGTTATCAAGCAGCTCGATCTTGTCGGGGATAACGCCGTTTTCCAGCACCCTAAAAACGCTCTCACCAGCCACGGCAACATCATCGTACACTGCCATGATCGTCTTCTTTGCCGGGGGAAGCGGGTTCAGCTTCAACTCGGCCTTGGTAACTACGCCAAGCGTGCCTTCAGAACTGACAAAGAGCATAGTTAGGTCATAGCCGACCACATTCTTGAGGGTCCGGCCGCCGACATGAATTACTTTTCCCGTAGGGAGCACTATTTCGAGGCCGAGCACGTATTGCTTGGTCACGCCGTACTTGACGCAGGCCGGCCCACCGCCATTCTCTGCGATGACGCCTCCCAGCGTAGCGCCCAGAAAACTCTGCGGGTCCGGCGGAAAAAAGAGCCCTTCCTTGGCGAGCCGCATGGTGAGGTCCATCAGAACCACGCCCGGCTCTACGGTGGCCGTGAGGTTCTCCTTGTCGATCTTCAGGATCTTGTTCATCTTGGTTGTGCAGAGAACAATGCCGCCCTTAATAGGAATGGAGCCGCCGCTCACGTTGGTGCCGCCTCCCCTCGGAGTCACGGGGGTTTTTTCAGCGTTGGCAAGGGTCACGATATCCGCCACGTGCTGGGTGCTCGTCGGAAAGACCACGACATCAGGTTCGTGTATCCAACTTGTTGTACCATCGTACGAATACGCCTTGAGCGCCTCTTTGGACGTCAGAACATTCTCCTCCCCTACAATCTTTTTGAGTCCCTGTACCACGGATTCCTT comes from Syntrophorhabdales bacterium and encodes:
- a CDS encoding FAD-linked oxidase C-terminal domain-containing protein gives rise to the protein MIKESVVQGLKKIVGEENVLTSKEALKAYSYDGTTSWIHEPDVVVFPTSTQHVADIVTLANAEKTPVTPRGGGTNVSGGSIPIKGGIVLCTTKMNKILKIDKENLTATVEPGVVLMDLTMRLAKEGLFFPPDPQSFLGATLGGVIAENGGGPACVKYGVTKQYVLGLEIVLPTGKVIHVGGRTLKNVVGYDLTMLFVSSEGTLGVVTKAELKLNPLPPAKKTIMAVYDDVAVAGESVFRVLENGVIPDKIELLDNWVINRIEEMMPMGLPKEADAVLLFETDGIPEAVAKETEKIVEITKKYGARDVRVAKDQAEADKYWMARRAGFAAVFGKAPTVLAEDVTVPRGQIPNLIKRCKELAKKHNVEIVVLGHAGDGNLHPSIMSDEKNKELHERALKAMDEIIESAVEFGGVLSGEHGIGLEKAKFLRRTMEPAVIDLMKGIKGLVDPNNIMNPGKIWE